TGTCTTCCAGCAACCCTATGACGCATATCTATCTCATTCCCGTTTTATTTTTCTATCGCTGCCATTGCCTTCTGTAATGCCTTAACATCAATTTTCATACCGAGGTATAGACCCATCCCCGCGAGTATTTCTTTTATCTCGTTTAGTGATTTTCTTCCAAAGTTTTTAGTTTTTAGCATCTCATGTTCGGTCTTCTGCACCAGATCGGCTATTGTCTTTATGTTTGCATTTTTCAAGCAGTTATATGCCCTCACAGAAAGTTCAAGTTCTTCCACACTCTTGAGAAGATTTTCATTAAAGACCTCTTCCTCACGCCCAGGTTCAACAACAGTCTCCTCTGTCTTGTCCTCATCTTCTGTAAAGATAGATAAGTGGTCCCTGAGGATAGATGCGGCATGACTTACTGCAGACTGAGGACTTATGCTCCCGTCAGTCCAGATCTCCATGATAAGCTTATCATAGTCTGTAGAACCACCCACCCTTGCATTCTCAACCCAGAAATTTACTTTTCTTATCGGTGAAAAAATAGAATCAATTGGTATAACACCGACAGGTTGGTCAGGATCCTTATTCCCCTCAGCAGATAAATATCCTCTGCCCCTTTTAACCATCAGTTCCATCTCAACTGTTGCGTTTTTATCAAGAGTAGCTATATGAGCATCAGGGGTCAAAGTCTCTACATCACTCACAAGTGATATGTCGGAGCTTTTTATCTTGCATGGGCCCCTTGCTTTCAGATGAAGTCTTTTCGGTCTATCTGTATACATTTTAAAGCGGATGTTCTTTAAATTAAGTATAATATCGGTAACATCTTCTACAACACCTTTTATCGTTGAAAATTCATGTACTATGCCATCGATCCTTACAGATGTAATTGCAGCTCCTTCGAGGGAAGAAAGAAGCACCCTCCTTAAGGAGTTACCGATAG
The window above is part of the Nitrospirota bacterium genome. Proteins encoded here:
- a CDS encoding DNA-directed RNA polymerase subunit alpha, whose translation is MKIRKRGFQLPKKIHFDTESLTDTYGKFYAEPFERGFGTTIGNSLRRVLLSSLEGAAITSVRIDGIVHEFSTIKGVVEDVTDIILNLKNIRFKMYTDRPKRLHLKARGPCKIKSSDISLVSDVETLTPDAHIATLDKNATVEMELMVKRGRGYLSAEGNKDPDQPVGVIPIDSIFSPIRKVNFWVENARVGGSTDYDKLIMEIWTDGSISPQSAVSHAASILRDHLSIFTEDEDKTEETVVEPGREEEVFNENLLKSVEELELSVRAYNCLKNANIKTIADLVQKTEHEMLKTKNFGRKSLNEIKEILAGMGLYLGMKIDVKALQKAMAAIEK